One Manihot esculenta cultivar AM560-2 chromosome 18, M.esculenta_v8, whole genome shotgun sequence genomic window carries:
- the LOC122722523 gene encoding uncharacterized protein LOC122722523, which yields MEEDDLLQRSVRRKRKDGEMGVSLNEICDDPDSSADHPMIETENNLVNLGFVNGPSFKDVVTNRNGPGLQGASGNDMAPEDDEFHFVSDGEEDDEDDRCPVIRLSSVDKRRLCRPWKNSLIVKLFGRSIGYTYLCRRLKELWKPSAPMDVIALDNNFFLVRFANSGDLDFARSEGPWIIADHYFTIRQWCPEFDPFQDVLECLTVWVRFPCLPIEYYDEELLLRIARKIGEPVKVDFNTSLVTRGHFARVCVELDLTKPLLSKFKLHRRVRRIEYEGLHIVCFECGKYGHMKETCPSIKPMQVNQPYSVNQQGAVVGHELNRETYKMPESLPVNPAATEDFGDWMLVRRDRRRDNRQSIRPGPKRVDRDEVRRVVADGSTGNRFDSLLNLEDEVIPEEQNNGSLGTQEIHMAVHDERLSNRANNVVSRGGGIQRGSRGGRGLEVRPNTRIGLSRKAAAEVEHTVVVGNGKERVESWVVSSEDQTVNGSEDDVTLIVAGTILNELNKATSASLVAPLEHQQPSSTFRNAFQEYKRLYHPNIFCLVEPRISGEAADEVCGLLGYENWIRVEAVGFSGGIWLLWSEDGFRIELVVTDPQFITVAINFSTGEKWLFSVVYASPDIYLRRKLWQSLSGENSLSISKWIVAGNFNSVVDSSEQSGYSSSNPPGAQDFSDWIFKHSLIDLGFVGSGFTWQRSGENVPYQAARLDRCFVSTDWRLDYVDAIVEHPPKLHSDHVLIVIKCQGVLAFGLGEWNRTQFGNIFDNKRRLLRRLDGVQRDLAESRTKSLVKLEFKLKRRLEEILRQEEMYWFQKSKEEWIANGERNTHFYHLAATIKKNSVFLL from the exons ATGGAAGAGGATGATCTTCTCCAGCGTAGTGTACGCAGGAAACGTAAAGATGGTGAGATGGGTGTTTCTTTGAATGAGATTTGTGATGATCCTGATTCTTCAGCTGACCATCCGATGATAGAGACTGAGAATAATCTTGTGAACCTTGGTTTTGTTAATGGACCTTCTTTTAAGGATGTAGTGACGAATAGAAACGGTCCAGGACTGCAGGGAGCTTCTGGGAATGACATGGCTCCTGAAGACGATGAGTTTCATTTTGTTTCGGATGGTGAGGAGGATGATGAGGATGATCGTTGCCCTGTGATTAGACTTTCGAGTGTGGATAAACGTCGATTGTGTCGACCTTGGAAAAATTCCCTTATTGTGAAACTTTTTGGACGTTCAATAGGCTATACATATTTGTGTAGACGATTGAAAGAACTCTGGAAACCTTCTGCTCCAATGGATGTTATTGCTTTGGATAACAATTTCTTTTTGGTCCGTTTCGCTAATTCTGGGGACTTGGACTTTGCTAGATCGGAGGGACCCTGGATTATTGCTGACCACTACTTCACTATTCGTCAATGGTGCCCGGAGTTTGACCCTTTTCAGGATGTGTTAGAATGTTTAACTGTATGGGTTCGTTTCCCTTGCTTGCCTATTGAATATTATGATGAGGAACTTTTGTTACGCATTGCCCGTAAAATAGGTGAGCCTGTTAAAGTTGACTTTAATACTAGCCTTGTGACTCGAGGACATTTTGCCAGAGTTTGTGTGGAATTGGATTTGACTAAGCCCCTTCTATCTAAATTCAAGCTACACCGTAGAGTTCGTCGGATTGAATATGAGGGTTTGCATATAGTGTGCTTTGAGTGTGGTAAGTATGGGCATATGAAGGAAACTTGTCCTAGTATTAAACCAATGCAGGTTAATCAGCCTTATTCTGTTAATCAGCAAGGTGCTGTTGTTGGTCATGAGCTGAACCGTGAGACTTACAAAATGCCTGAGAGTTTGCCTGTCAATCCCGCTGCTACTGAGGATTTTGGGGATTGGATGTTGGTTCGGAGGGATCGACGTAGGGATAATCGTCAAAGTATCAGGCCTGGGCCTAAGAGAGTTGATAGAGATGAGGTTCGAAGGGTAGTTGCAGATGGGTCTACGGGAAATCGTTTTGACTCTTTACTTAATTTAGAGGATGAGGTCATACCAGAGGAGCAGAATAATGGTAGTTTGGGCACTCAGGAGATTCACATGGCTGTCCATGATGAGCGTCTTAGCAACCGGGCAAATAATGTAGTATCTAGGGGAGGTGGAATCCAGAGAGGGAGTCGTGGTGGTAGAGGGCT GGAAGTGCGACCTAATACTAGAATTGGATTATCAAGGAAAGCAGCAGCAGAGGTTGAGCATACTGTAGTTGTTGGTAATGGGAAGGAGAGGGTAGAATCTTGGGTTGTTTCTTCTGAAGATCAG ACAGTCAATGGGAGTGAGGATGATGTCACGTTGATTGTGGCTGGGACAATTTTGAATGAGTTGAATAAGGCGACTTCTGCTAGTTTGGTTGCTCCTTTGGAGCACCAACAAC CATCATCTACTTTTCGCAACGCTTTTCAGGAATACAAGAGGCTATATCATCCTAACATCTTTTGTTTAGTGGAACCTCGTATTTCTGGAGAAGCGGCTGATGAAGTTTGTGGTTTGTTAGGGTATGAAAATTGGATCCGTGTTGAGGCAGTTGGATTTAGTGGTGGTATTTGGTTGCTTTGGTCAGAAGATGGTTTTCGAATTGAATTAGTTGTTACCGATCCTCAATTCATTACGGTAGCAATTAATTTTTCTACTGGAGAGAAATGGTTGTTTAGTGTAGTTTATGCAAGCCCTGATATTTATTTAAGGAGGAAGCTTTGGCAATCTCTTTCTGGAGAAAATAGTCTATCTATTTCTAAATGGATTGTCGCGGGTAATTTTAATTCTGTAGTGGACTCATCTGAACAAAGTGGATATTCTTCTTCTAATCCTCCAGGAGCTCAGGATTTTTCAGACTGGATTTTCAAGCACTCTCTTATTGATCTGGGGTTTGTTGGGAGTGGTTTTACATGGCAGAGAAGTGGCGAAAATGTCCCCTATCAAGCTGCTCGGTTAGATCGATGTTTTGTATCTACTGATTGGAGACTGGATTATGTTGATGCTATTGTTGAACATCCACCTAAATTGCATTCAGATCATGTCCTAATTGTGATTAAATGTCAAGGGGTTCTAGCTTTTGGA CTTGGAGAGTGGAATAGGACTCAGTTCGGTAATATCTTTGATAACAAGAGAAGGCTTTTACGCAGGTTAGATGGTGTTCAGAGAGATCTTGCTGAAAGCCGGACAAAGAGCCTTGTAAAGcttgaatttaaattgaaacGCAGATTGGAAGAGATTCTACGCCAAGAGGAGATGTACTGGTTTCAGAAATCAAAAGAGGAATGGATAGCGAACGGCGAACGGAATACTCATTTCTATCATCTAGCAGCTACTATCAAAAAAAATTCTGTATTTCTGCTTTAA